From one Alicyclobacillus acidocaldarius subsp. acidocaldarius Tc-4-1 genomic stretch:
- the pgsA gene encoding CDP-diacylglycerol--glycerol-3-phosphate 3-phosphatidyltransferase, which produces MNLPNLLTLLRLLLIPCYLWAFYGVESPHKILALSVLLFAGLTDVLDGYLARTYKLETYTGQLLDPLADKLMMVSVLFTLLASERLPWLVAALLVFRDFAMIAGAAFFYFQGKRAVPKANWWGKITTCFYYLGISFCILAWPTPSAGEMVLWFTVGLSYVTTVIYVRSMKIIPVRRRVY; this is translated from the coding sequence GTGAACCTGCCCAATCTGTTGACGCTCTTGCGTCTGCTGTTGATTCCGTGCTATCTATGGGCATTTTATGGTGTGGAAAGTCCGCACAAGATCTTGGCCTTATCCGTGTTGCTGTTCGCAGGTCTCACCGACGTTCTGGATGGCTATCTCGCTCGCACGTACAAATTGGAGACGTACACGGGCCAGTTACTCGATCCGCTCGCGGACAAGCTCATGATGGTGTCCGTCCTGTTCACCCTGCTCGCGTCTGAACGCCTTCCCTGGCTGGTTGCCGCTCTCCTCGTCTTCCGAGACTTCGCGATGATTGCGGGCGCAGCGTTCTTTTACTTCCAGGGCAAACGCGCGGTGCCGAAGGCGAACTGGTGGGGTAAGATCACGACTTGCTTTTACTACCTCGGCATCTCGTTCTGTATCCTCGCGTGGCCCACGCCCTCGGCCGGTGAAATGGTACTCTGGTTCACGGTGGGCCTGTCGTACGTCACTACCGTGATCTACGTCCGAAGCATGAAAATCATTCCTGTGCGGCGCCGCGTGTATTGA
- a CDS encoding flagellar basal body rod C-terminal domain-containing protein, producing MIQGLTAAASGMAAEDRIEQLLSNNLANQETPGFKASIGELMEDPVFAMERYSYGDGAAGIGIGEMGGGVDFQEGVPSFAEGGLETTGRPLDLAIVDALTSGEVAYALTPQGVEPVAGPVTVGAGARLTAGGMPLAVYGANGQPVPGLFAVRNPAYQGSELVGEDGSPVYDAAGRPSYVIENAAGQVVYTPGSETGDPYAIRVGSADDMGYHAFLPVNYEDASGQPGLAVTRDGALQVNANNVVEDAAGHAIAPLDAAGRVLVGGRIVINPLYHGTQIFSQSGTPVYDANGQPSFRVYDAQGNLVAGGRLGLVDADVTQLQPLGEGEYMVGSSYQPSAVAPLLRAGTGRMVFGALESSNVNVAATMAQMMQALNAYEANQRVAQSVDSLLNVAVTDIGRVQGS from the coding sequence CATGGAGGATCCGGTGTTCGCCATGGAACGTTATTCGTACGGCGACGGGGCGGCCGGGATCGGCATCGGCGAGATGGGCGGCGGTGTCGACTTTCAGGAGGGCGTCCCCTCCTTCGCCGAAGGTGGCCTTGAGACGACGGGACGGCCGCTCGATCTCGCCATCGTCGACGCCCTCACGTCAGGAGAGGTGGCCTACGCGCTTACGCCGCAGGGCGTTGAACCCGTGGCAGGTCCGGTGACGGTGGGCGCGGGCGCGAGGCTGACTGCAGGGGGCATGCCGCTCGCGGTCTATGGGGCGAATGGACAGCCGGTTCCAGGGCTGTTTGCGGTCCGCAATCCGGCCTATCAAGGATCGGAGCTTGTTGGCGAAGACGGTTCGCCTGTGTATGACGCCGCGGGGCGGCCTTCGTACGTCATTGAGAATGCGGCGGGGCAGGTGGTCTACACGCCGGGCAGCGAAACGGGCGATCCGTACGCCATCCGCGTGGGAAGCGCGGATGACATGGGCTATCACGCGTTTTTACCCGTAAACTACGAGGATGCCAGCGGCCAGCCGGGCCTCGCAGTGACGCGGGACGGCGCCCTGCAAGTCAACGCCAACAACGTCGTGGAGGATGCGGCAGGGCACGCCATCGCCCCGCTGGATGCGGCGGGACGTGTACTGGTAGGAGGGCGGATCGTGATCAACCCGCTCTACCATGGCACGCAAATCTTTTCGCAGAGCGGGACGCCGGTGTATGATGCCAATGGACAGCCGTCGTTTCGCGTCTACGACGCTCAGGGCAACCTCGTGGCCGGAGGTCGATTGGGCCTCGTGGACGCGGATGTGACGCAACTCCAGCCGCTCGGCGAAGGCGAATACATGGTCGGCAGTTCGTACCAGCCATCTGCCGTCGCACCGCTTCTGCGCGCTGGCACGGGGCGGATGGTTTTCGGTGCGCTTGAATCGTCGAATGTGAATGTGGCGGCCACGATGGCTCAAATGATGCAGGCGCTGAACGCCTATGAGGCCAATCAGCGCGTGGCGCAGTCGGTCGATTCCCTGTTGAATGTCGCGGTGACGGATATCGGCAGAGTTCAGGGCAGCTGA
- the fabZ gene encoding 3-hydroxyacyl-ACP dehydratase FabZ, giving the protein MEQKLPLSIEEIQQILPHRYPFLLVDRVTEIDGGRAVGYKLVTANEPHFQGHFPAYPIMPGVLIIEAMAQLGGVAILADPAYRGKRPLLAGVDGARFRGEVRPGDRLDMEVVIDRMKGRMGRGTGRAHVDGKLVAEATILFAIADGEA; this is encoded by the coding sequence ATGGAGCAGAAACTTCCCCTGAGTATCGAGGAGATTCAACAAATTCTGCCGCATCGCTACCCGTTTCTCCTGGTCGACCGCGTCACGGAGATCGATGGCGGCCGCGCGGTGGGGTACAAGCTCGTGACTGCCAATGAACCTCACTTTCAAGGCCATTTTCCCGCTTATCCCATTATGCCGGGGGTGCTCATCATTGAGGCGATGGCGCAGCTTGGCGGCGTCGCCATCTTGGCCGATCCGGCCTACCGCGGGAAGCGCCCGCTGCTCGCGGGTGTCGACGGCGCGCGCTTCCGCGGTGAGGTGCGGCCCGGAGACCGGCTGGACATGGAAGTCGTGATCGACCGCATGAAGGGCCGAATGGGCCGAGGAACGGGCCGGGCCCATGTGGATGGCAAGCTGGTGGCGGAAGCCACCATTCTGTTTGCCATTGCGGATGGCGAGGCCTGA
- a CDS encoding sigma-70 family RNA polymerase sigma factor, translating into MHALFDMFRPLLRGAAKRYARVAGYDEAYQEACAAFLHAIATHHPDAAPFPAYAASRVYGDTRTSMRRWWLAQERTAFQRQSEEGSHEEWDEEPERKGPCCSAEGDSFDRVDQRLTLLRLAREARLAPREAAWLALELAGLDTSEVAEQLGVSPATVRTWRMRAVRKMRERALNAGLSLSDL; encoded by the coding sequence CTGCACGCGCTTTTCGACATGTTTCGTCCCCTATTGCGAGGCGCCGCCAAGCGGTATGCGCGCGTCGCCGGGTACGACGAGGCGTATCAGGAGGCGTGCGCCGCGTTTCTGCACGCCATTGCAACACATCACCCAGACGCTGCCCCGTTTCCGGCATACGCCGCAAGTCGAGTGTATGGCGACACCCGCACCTCCATGCGAAGGTGGTGGTTGGCGCAGGAGCGAACAGCGTTCCAGAGGCAATCCGAGGAGGGAAGCCACGAGGAGTGGGACGAAGAACCGGAGCGCAAAGGCCCTTGCTGCTCCGCGGAAGGAGATTCGTTCGACCGCGTGGACCAGCGCCTGACCCTTTTGCGCCTGGCGCGCGAAGCGAGGCTCGCGCCACGAGAAGCCGCCTGGCTCGCGCTCGAACTGGCCGGGCTGGACACGAGTGAGGTGGCAGAGCAACTCGGCGTAAGCCCCGCGACCGTCCGCACCTGGCGCATGCGCGCCGTGCGCAAGATGCGCGAGCGGGCTTTGAACGCGGGGCTGTCCCTGAGCGATCTGTGA
- the istB gene encoding IS21-like element helper ATPase IstB, protein MSEALVVAQVEEQLLDLGLKRAAAVLPACVEWAAGQEATYVAFLQRLLEAEQEERHSRAMQARLRLANFPFHKTLADFDFSFQPSVDERQIRELATLTFVQECGNVIFLGPPGVGKTHLAVALGMEAIRQRMSVYFVTMQKLVSDFLRRAYQEGRLDRRLRVYTQPKILICDEVGYLPLDALDAANFFRLVSERYERGSLLITSNTSFTNWGTLFGDQVLAAALLDRLLHHATTVNIRGNSYRMKDKLRAGVTHGFSATRDEANTCVGNESR, encoded by the coding sequence CTGTTGGACCTGGGCTTGAAGCGAGCTGCTGCCGTCTTGCCGGCGTGCGTGGAGTGGGCCGCCGGGCAAGAGGCGACCTATGTCGCATTTCTCCAGCGTTTGCTGGAGGCTGAGCAGGAGGAGCGGCACAGCCGGGCCATGCAGGCTCGGCTGCGCTTGGCGAACTTCCCGTTCCACAAGACCCTCGCCGACTTCGACTTCTCGTTCCAGCCATCTGTGGATGAGCGCCAAATCCGAGAGCTCGCAACGCTAACGTTTGTCCAAGAATGCGGAAACGTGATTTTCCTAGGGCCTCCAGGGGTGGGAAAGACGCATTTGGCCGTGGCCCTCGGCATGGAGGCGATTCGCCAGCGGATGAGCGTCTACTTCGTCACCATGCAGAAACTCGTGAGCGATTTTTTACGCCGAGCCTACCAAGAAGGGCGGCTGGACAGGCGGCTCCGAGTCTATACGCAGCCAAAGATTCTGATCTGTGATGAGGTGGGCTACTTGCCTCTTGACGCGCTCGACGCCGCGAACTTTTTCCGGCTGGTCTCAGAGAGGTACGAGCGAGGGTCGTTGCTCATCACGTCCAACACGAGTTTCACGAATTGGGGAACGCTCTTTGGCGACCAGGTCCTGGCCGCCGCCTTACTCGACCGTTTGTTGCATCATGCAACGACCGTGAATATCCGTGGCAACAGTTACCGCATGAAAGACAAGCTGCGAGCTGGCGTTACGCACGGATTCTCGGCAACAAGAGACGAAGCGAACACATGTGTGGGGAACGAATCGCGATGA
- a CDS encoding flagellar hook-basal body protein — translation MGQMMWNGLSGMQAANAWIDQIADNLANLETPGYAAERGTFADLLTMQVYGNATDPFSADRVTPPGWRGGTGVARTGEERDFSQGAVMRTGIPTHLAIEGPGFFVVQTPSGRMYTRAGNFIWSRRADGSFVLATQSGDPVLSTSGQPIVKPADAPSMTVAPDGTVQFGRGRTAKLALVEIGEPSSHLIPEGNGLYRLASGGVAVPARNSSVIQGAVNESNVDETAAMAELVAAQDFYEENAQAVSIANQLLGLADTIRTSGG, via the coding sequence ATGGGCCAGATGATGTGGAATGGGTTGTCCGGCATGCAGGCGGCCAACGCTTGGATCGACCAAATTGCGGACAACCTGGCGAACCTGGAGACACCGGGGTATGCGGCCGAGCGGGGGACGTTCGCGGATCTGCTCACGATGCAGGTGTACGGCAACGCGACGGATCCCTTCTCAGCCGACCGCGTGACGCCTCCTGGATGGCGCGGGGGCACGGGCGTCGCGCGGACGGGCGAAGAGCGGGATTTCAGCCAAGGCGCCGTGATGCGCACGGGCATTCCGACGCATCTTGCCATCGAGGGGCCCGGATTCTTTGTCGTGCAGACGCCTTCGGGCCGTATGTACACCCGGGCCGGCAACTTCATTTGGAGCCGGCGCGCGGATGGTTCGTTCGTGCTCGCGACCCAATCGGGTGACCCCGTCCTCTCTACCAGCGGTCAGCCCATCGTGAAGCCGGCGGACGCGCCGTCCATGACCGTCGCGCCGGATGGCACTGTGCAATTCGGACGTGGACGCACCGCGAAACTCGCGCTCGTGGAAATCGGGGAGCCGTCCAGCCATCTCATTCCGGAAGGCAACGGTCTGTACCGACTGGCCTCGGGCGGGGTCGCGGTTCCCGCGCGAAATTCGTCCGTGATCCAAGGAGCGGTAAACGAGTCCAACGTGGACGAGACCGCTGCGATGGCTGAGCTCGTCGCTGCGCAGGATTTCTACGAGGAAAATGCGCAGGCCGTCTCCATCGCGAATCAGTTGCTCGGGTTGGCAGATACCATCCGGACGTCGGGAGGTTGA